In Streptomyces rapamycinicus NRRL 5491, the genomic stretch CCACGGAGCTGTGCACCTGGCGCGGCCGCCTGGTGACCGGCCAGGTGCACGACGAGAACGCGGTGGTGCTCGGCGGAGTCTGCGGCCACGCCGGCCTGTTCGCACCACTGGCCGACATGGACCGGCTGGGCCGGGCGCTCGCGGCGGGCGGCGACGGCCTGCTGAGCGCGCCCGGCTTCGCCCGTATGACCGCATGTCATACGGAGGGCCTTCCGCTGCGCCGCTGCCTCGGCTGGCAGGGGCGGGACGCGGTGGGGTCGCCGGTCGGTACGGCGATGGGACCGACCTCGTACGGCCACACGGGCTTCACGGGGACGAGCCTGTGGGTGGAGCCCGCAGCGGACGGGGCGGGGGCGGAAGGCCGCTATTACGTCCTCCTCACCAACCGAGTCCACCCCAGCCGCGACCCCCGCCGCTTCCCGGCGGTCCGCCGCGCCTTCCACCACCACGCGGCGGCCCTCGTCCGCTGCGGTCCGGCTCAGCTTCGGTGTCTGCCGGCCGAGAGGAAGTGAGGAAGTACTGACGGCCGTGGCCGAAGAGGTGTTCACCCGGAGCGCTTTTGTTGCCCGTCACGCCCGCGCAGGTCAGGGCCCGTACTATGGTGCCGCGCTGACACCCTCGACTGCGACGACCAAGGTGATCCCGTGGTAACGCTCTTGCCGTTGGCCGGGGACAACCTGGCTGCCGCGCACCGGGTGGTGAGCCTCTGTCCCGAACGGGTGCCGAGGATCGAAGACCACGGCTGTCACATCCCCGGTCGTTGAGACGCCCCGTCAGCCACGACGGGTCCGCCGTCAGCAGCCGCCATGCCGATTCCGTTCGCTCGCCGAGGGGACCGGGATCAGTGCGGGGCCCCCTTATCCGACCTCGGAGGTACCACGGCGATGACGCCGACCGACCCCACCGCTCAGAGCTCCGAAGCGCCCGCCCCGCCACCCGGGTGTCCCGCACATCGAAGCGGTGAGCCCCCGCACGGCGGGGACCATGTCAGCCCTGTCGCCGTGCCCCTGAGCGGCCCCCGCTTCCATGTCGAACCCAACCTCCTCTACCAGGAGATGCGCCGCGAACACGGTGCGGTCGCCCCCATCGTGCTCGAGGGCGGCATCCCGGCGTGGCTGGTTCTCGGCTACCGTGAACTGCATCAGGTCACCGCCGACCACGTGCTCTTCACCCGTGACTCCGAACTCTGGAACCAGTGGGACCGCATCCCGGAGGACTGGCCGCTGGCCCCGCTGATCGGCCGTGGTCAGCCATCCATTCTGTACACGACCGGTGAGCGGCACCGCGTACGGGCTTCGATGATCAGCGACGCGCTGGAGTCGGTCGACCCCTTCGAGATCCGGCAGCACGCCGAGCGGCTGGCCGACGAACTGATCGACGGCTTCTGCGCCGAGGGCAGTGCGGACGTCATCGCCCGGTACGCGATGCCCTTCCCGGTGCGCGTCCTGGCGAAGATCTACGGCTTTCCCGACGAGCAGGGGCCCGGACTGGCCGCGGCGGCCATCGACCTGGCCGACGGCGGCGACCTGGCCCAGGCGGCCCAGGTCCGCCTCGCCGAGGCCGCGGCGGCCCTGATGGCCGAGCGGAAGGCGGGGAACGGCCCCCGGGACATCGCCGCCCAACTGGTCGGCAACACCCTCGGCTTCACGGACGAGGAGATCCTCCACGACCTGATCGTGCTGGTCATCGCGGGCCACACCCTGACCGCGGACTGGATCGGCAACTCGCTGCGGCTGATGTTCACGGACGAACGGTTCGTCATGTCCCTGGCCGGCGGACGCAAGAGTGTCTCGGAGGCCATGAACGAGGTGCTCTGGGAGGACACCCCCGCCCAGAACGGCGTCGGCCGGTGGGCGTCCCGCGACACCATGCTCGGCAACCGCCGGATCAAGGCGGGCGACATGGTGTGCCTCGGACTCGCCGCCGCCAACAAGGATCCGCAGATACGCCCCGACGGCACGAGCCTGACCGGCGGCAACAACGCGTTCCTCTCGTTCGGGCACGGTGAGCACCGCTGCCCGGTCGCCGCGCAGGAGATCGCCGAGACCATCGCCCGTACCGCCATCGAGGTGCTGCTCGACCGGCTGCCCGACATCGACCTCGCCATCCCGGCCGAAGAACTCACCCGCCGTCCCTCCCCCTGGGCGCGGGGGATGACGACACTGCCCGTGCACTTCACCCCGACGCCGACGGTGAGCCAGACGGCCGGCTGAGCCCGTCCTCACCCCTCGACGAGGCTCCTCGGCCTGATGAGCACTGCGGGGCGCCTTTGAAGGCCGAGGCCCGTAGCCCGTGCACGGGGCGGGCCCAGCCCGTGGCGTGCGCCGATGAGCATCTCGGCCCGAACTGCCCAATCCCACCGCATCCTCAACCGCGGAGCGGGTCGCTAGCAGACCGATCGGCGACCGCGCAATCCGTGAGATGCCGACGGCGGTGAATCCGCTTGTGGTGCCCGGGGCCATGGCGACGGGCTCAGCCCGACTCTACGGTTTCGGCCACGCCTGGTGCTTCCGGCACACAGCGACAGGCGTCTGCCACCTCAGGAACACAGGGAGCGCATCAACCGAAGGAGCACTTCCATGTCAGTCCCCCCACACCACGTACCGCCACGGAGCCGGTGGAGCCGCATCACAGCCCGGCTTCTCGCCGTCGCCGCCCTCGTGCTCGGAGCGGGTCTCGCCGGGCCCGCGCCCGCCGCGAACGCCGCGGTCACCCTCACCAAGGTGACCGACTTCGGCTCCAACCCCGGCGCGTTGACCATGTACGTGTACAAGCCCGCGTCGCTGCCCGCGAACGCGCCCGTGGTCGTGGCGCTCCACGGGTGCACGCAGAGCGCCCAGGTCTACGCCGACAACTCGGGGCTGCCCGAGCTCGCGGACCGTGACAAGTTCGTCCTGGTGCTCGCGGAGACCACCTCGTCGAACAATCTCAGCAAGTGCTTCAACTGGTTCCAGGCGGGCGACAATCGGCGTGACCAGGGCGAGGCCCTGTCGATCCGGCAGATGGCCGGCCACGCCGTCTCGGCCTACGGCGGGGACTCCAAGCGGGTCTACGTCACGGGACTGTCGGCGGGTGGTGCCATGACCTCGGTCATGCTCGCCACCTACCCCGACGTCTTCTCCGCCGGCGCG encodes the following:
- a CDS encoding cytochrome P450; translated protein: MTPTDPTAQSSEAPAPPPGCPAHRSGEPPHGGDHVSPVAVPLSGPRFHVEPNLLYQEMRREHGAVAPIVLEGGIPAWLVLGYRELHQVTADHVLFTRDSELWNQWDRIPEDWPLAPLIGRGQPSILYTTGERHRVRASMISDALESVDPFEIRQHAERLADELIDGFCAEGSADVIARYAMPFPVRVLAKIYGFPDEQGPGLAAAAIDLADGGDLAQAAQVRLAEAAAALMAERKAGNGPRDIAAQLVGNTLGFTDEEILHDLIVLVIAGHTLTADWIGNSLRLMFTDERFVMSLAGGRKSVSEAMNEVLWEDTPAQNGVGRWASRDTMLGNRRIKAGDMVCLGLAAANKDPQIRPDGTSLTGGNNAFLSFGHGEHRCPVAAQEIAETIARTAIEVLLDRLPDIDLAIPAEELTRRPSPWARGMTTLPVHFTPTPTVSQTAG